The Caldilineales bacterium genome segment ATGACTTGCCATCAACTTCATGTTCACTGGGCGCGTGGTAATGAAACTGCGCGACATCATAACGAACGCCGTCCAATTCGATGTAACTGCCAGCGTCATAGTTCACCTGTGCGGTATGTCCGTTGTTCAAGATCTTCACTTCGCTGGGTTGATAGTGAAAAGTGATATTGGCTAGATCTTGTTCATTTGGCGAAGAAATATCGATAGGCGATTGGTTCTTGCCCACTCCGCACATTTCATAGCTAGGGTCTAGTTCGCCCCAATGCGCAGGCCCTTCTTCGCCTTCATAGGTCCAATGGGCAGGCGCAGGCGATGCCGTTGGTGCAGGTGTGTTGCCGGGGGCGCAAGCACCTGCGATCAAGAGCAAGGCTACAAAGGTTGTGACCAATAGGAATGGTAGTTGCCGTTTCATCGCATTCTCCTTTGGGTGGTTGATAGGTTCCCGCACTACTCACTATGTAGATTGGTGAACTATCATTGGGAAATCCCAGGCGGCGGATCGGAAGATCCAACCTACATGGGGCCGGCTACTTTCACCACCTCGGTGGGAGGACAAGGGAATTGCCGGATCGAAAGGATGATAGGACAAACAGAATTCGCCATCCAGTCAGAAAACTGTTCATTTACTGCTCACTTTTCCTTTGAAACCGTCGCAGAAAGCATCCTTTTCGACTTCAGTCTCGCGAGTGTGCCGTTCCGTCCATCAGGTAGTCGGCCAGTCATAGCTCTAAAGCATCAAGCCTCACGATGTGGTCGCCACGGCTCGTGCTCGTGCGTGAGCCAGACCAGCTCGGGGTCGAGTGAGCGCACCCGCAGCTGGCCTTCGGTTTTCGGCTCGTCGAGCTCGCCGAACCAAACCGCCACGTCGCCGCCGATGACGAGCGGACGCCCGCCCGTCTCGACGATGACCATCTGCGACCCGCGTGTGTGGCCCGGCGCCGGGACGAGCCGCAGACCGGGAAGCAGTTCGAACTCGCCGTCGACCGCCACGTACTGCACGCCGGGCGCACCGACCCACTCGCGAATGGTGTAGTCGTCCTGGCTGCGCGCATCGTCGAGCTCTAGACGCTGGACATAGATCGGCTTGCCGGCGAAGAGGTGGTTGCCACCACAGTGGTCGAAGTGCAGGTGTGTGTTGACGACAAGGTCAATGCCGGCGAGGTCGAAGTCCTGCTTGTTCAGCGGACTGAGGCGGGGATCAAGATCGGCCACCGCCGGGTGCAGCTCCGTCATGCCGGTGTCGACCAGCACACGCGCATCGGGATGGTCGATGACGTGCACATAGACCGGCATCCGCTCGCCCTCGGCGAGCAGGTCGGCAACCTGGACGGGCGTGATGGTGATTTCGTTGTTCATGGTCATTCTCCTCCACGACAGAACAGAGCATAAGTGCTATCCTCTCAATATGGAAATAAGCCAAATTCCGAAGCTGTCGAAGCCGCCTAACGAAAAACGTCACCTGCGCCTGCGGCTGGCGAGCCTCCCG includes the following:
- a CDS encoding carbonic anhydrase family protein; amino-acid sequence: MKRQLPFLLVTTFVALLLIAGACAPGNTPAPTASPAPAHWTYEGEEGPAHWGELDPSYEMCGVGKNQSPIDISSPNEQDLANITFHYQPSEVKILNNGHTAQVNYDAGSYIELDGVRYDVAQFHYHAPSEHEVDGKSFAAEFHIVHKSADGKLAVVGLLLQEGAANAAVDPFINNLPAEKSEVVDAGVKINAMDFLPSSRTTYRYSGSLTTPPCSEGVNWLVMTTPVELSSAQLSKLESLFEANNRPVQPLNDRTLTEDSTP
- a CDS encoding MBL fold metallo-hydrolase; the protein is MNNEITITPVQVADLLAEGERMPVYVHVIDHPDARVLVDTGMTELHPAVADLDPRLSPLNKQDFDLAGIDLVVNTHLHFDHCGGNHLFAGKPIYVQRLELDDARSQDDYTIREWVGAPGVQYVAVDGEFELLPGLRLVPAPGHTRGSQMVIVETGGRPLVIGGDVAVWFGELDEPKTEGQLRVRSLDPELVWLTHEHEPWRPHREA